In Carassius auratus strain Wakin chromosome 20, ASM336829v1, whole genome shotgun sequence, the genomic stretch CCCAAAAGGGAACTTTTTGGGACATTTCCTGTAGTAAAATGgtctaaatattgttttataacaATTTCACCAGAAACGGGTTAATTGAATTATTACACAGATAAATATAGCTCAGTAAAAATAATACTCTTAGCATTAAATATTTTGCAaagccactaaaaaaaaaaaaaaaaaaaaaaaagcactgccaCAAAATCTTACTCGGGATGAACACTAGTAATCTTAGTGCACATTCATTATGATGGAGTTCTTGACAAAGCGGTGATGATTTTACAAAGCTGTGTAAAGCAATAAACACAATCAAGTGCTTAACTTCATGAATGTTTCATTGTGGCTCCTCTTGGTTTCTTAGATGACACAAATGAGTAAATGTATGCAgtgcaaaaaaacattataaagtaaCTGACTAAATTGATTTAGAAAAATCTTTCCACTGTATGCCCTACAAGACAAAGGCAATAAAGTATAGTCTGATGGTGCTGAATTAAGAGACAAATCTGATTGACATTCAAAGGCTctttaaaattgatttttcaaGATATCAGTCAAAAGCCATAAAAGGTCATAGAAAAGCAAGCACATCATTTATTGCAAACCTATGATGTAACTGTTACAGTCTGGGCTAACAAAGAAAAACTTGAACCTGTTAGtagtaaatattgtttttcaccGTCCACTGAACGTGAAAGGCAGAATTGCTGTGTAAATGTGAATGATAATTGATAAAAGATTCTAAATGATTTAGGCTCACCGGGATTTTTAAACTAActtctacaccattttttttttttttttgaaaaataataatttacttagggtaaaaatgacattttacagaATAAAATTCACAACCCTGAAATTCAAAGCATCCCTCACAAGACAAATGCTGGGATTCGTGATATAACAATATATCAAAgctgtgataaaaaataaaaggggGAGGAAATACATTTGACAAAAATCTGAGAGTGAAGCACACATCTATGTAGAACGTAGACTGTTCACTTCAGAAGGGCGGAATGTTTGTTTGCCACTTGCTTCTCTTACATAAAAATggacttcctttaaaaaaattataataaacaagGACCGTAAAAGTGGATGGTTATTCAGTGGCTGTGCATTTTTAGCGCACAAGAGGCCATGAGTCTTTAATACATATGTGCACTTAGTAATATCCTGGGTGGTACTGTTGATTCCATGGCTTCTGGTTCCAGAACTAAAGGGTCAAAGAAAGTTTCATGAGTTAAATGGAATACAATTTCATTTTGTTCAATAGTAATTAATATAATAGCCAATCTTATTTCTCAATGGACGTTTACACAATGTATGGCTTATCtgtgaccctttaaaaaaaagtctcaatgAGACACATAATAGCTGTACAAACCCCTTGTTGCCAGCTCTGGTTGAAGGCTTGGGCAAAAGATCCGTTTTTATTGCCAAAACCACCACGATTCTGCTGATGGCCTCCTCTGCCACGGAACTTCTATGAAGGCGAAAACTCAACTTTACTCACTTAGTCAAAGTCAAATTGAGGTTTCAGTAGCATTTAAAAGTTTAGTGTCAGcaagagtttattttttttaagaaataattatgatgaaaaaaaaaaggtgttattAACTATGTAAGCTTGATTCCTTCAGGGgagatacattttatatatatatataaaatctaatttaaaaatacTGAAGCAATGCtactttttcaaaattataatgtGCTCAAAAATCTGAATTGTTAAATGACAACAAGACTTTCCTTGCAATTTGGATAGTGTCacaattcttgtttttttttgtttcggccatggaataaaaaataatgtctcAAGCGAAAAATATCAgcatattgatttctgaagggtcatgtgacactgaaaactggcaAATCATATGGCAAagccagttttcagtgtcacatgacccttcagaaatcaatatgcTGACATATAGATGTATATAGccgaccccaaactattgaacagtagtgcactttattacaaaatatacaaacTAACCTGCTGGAAGTGTCCTCTGTTTTGGGGTCCACCGTGGTGCATGTTACCTCTGTGTGCAGCCCCCCCGCGGCCCATTGCTCCACCTCTGCCGCCTCTAATGTGCCCACCACCCCTGGGGCCCATTCCCCGGCTGGGCATCCCACCGGCTCCACCTCGGCTATGGAACCCTCCTCTGAAGACAGGGGGTGGTGGCGGTGGTGGCATGTAGCCACGTGGGTGACGATTAAACCCTCGATGTGGTGCTGGTACTAGAAGGAGAAAATACGAGGTATAATTCTCAGTGTATATTTACCATGACAGCTCACTAAAAACTTGCTTACATCCTCTGAAGTTTCCACGGGGCTGAAATCCACCTCTGCCTCCACGTGGGCCTGGACCACCACCCCTACTGAACTGGTTCTTAGGCCCTTTGCCTCGTCCACCTCCCTTTTTGGGGGTTATTGCGCCCTGGTTTGGTTTCTTTTCGGGTGGCAAAGCACTTTTACTCTCTTCCTTGTACTGCTCCAAAAGCTTGACGGCTTCCTCCTTCTGCAGTTCCACATAGGTGACCTCTGAGAAGCAGTCTCCTACCTCTGGAAATGTGtagatacctgtagagaggaacAACAATCTTTGGTATTCCTGGCTTTTCTACTTTGTGTGTAGTTTAAACTATATAATTTTGGACTACAAAGAAAACCAGAAAGTGCAATGGGGAAATGACATCACATCTTGCCTTTCATTTTCAGAACGGCATGCTCAGGTACATCTTTGCCATCGGTTTCTGCTTTCTTCTGTGTTCTCTCCTTGAAGGCCTCATCTGCTGGGAAGACCACTACAGCTTTGCGTTGGAAGCCAGCAAACAGACACATCTTCCTTCTCTGGGCCAGTGCAGACACGTTTGTCTGATCCAAGATGTAGTTTCTCTTTTTGCGGGCGGCAATTTCAATAAACTTGCCCAGGAACAGAGGTGCACGCTGAGAGATGGCTGAGAGCTTCGCCGTGTCTTTGTTTTGCCTCTTCATGCTGTCAATCTGCAAGTCCAAAAAGTGAGATTAGACCAGAAAATAAGATTCAGACATATAAGAAAAAGTTTTCAAGAAGAATGTTTCTCACCATCATCTTCTCCAAGATGGCGTTGGTGCCGAGGACATTGAACTTGCCAGGGTTCTCTTCAACATGTTTATTTACCCAAGCAGTTTTTCCAGATCCAGGAAGGCCGACCATAACGATCACCTTGAAACCAAAATATTAGTGATTACAATCATGTCTTCAATCATTGACATGTTTTAAATGAAGCCTCTTATGCGGACCAAGGCTGCATTGTATGATTATACAATTCTATTTGAAACTCTAAATagatttttgtgatggcaaagcagaattgtcagcagcctttactccagtcttcagtggcacacaatgcttcagaaatcattctaatatgctgatttgagactcaggaaatattttatattactgttaaccagagttgccaggttttcacaaaacCTGCCCAgatgctactcaaaactagcccaatcatgtTCGAGGGGGTAATACACACATTCTTTGGCAGGGTTCCCTGGCAAAATTTGCAttccaggggctaaatatcacgttattgaaATCAAAAACAAGAAAACGTGAAAAACAACCCACGGCAACACCTGTTGGGGTCTGCTTAATATCTTAGTGGAAACATTTTAGCATATtctaatgaatagaaagttcaaaagaacagcatgtatttaaaatataatttttttataagattatacacttcaaaaaaataaagaaaaactttcGAACAAATTCGTATTTCAATGTTTATAAAatgagaagaataaaaaaaaaaggacaaaaagtaCCTCGCAATCTTTCTTGGTCTCAGGTCCCTTAGGTCCTCTAATACGCACATCCACAGGAATTTGCTGCAGGAAGGTGAAGCCCTCCACCTGAGGGAAGAATGGGGTCTCCCTCTGACCGAAATTGAACTCAACCGCACAGTTGTGGCAAAGAACATGGGGGAACAGAGTCTGCCCGGCAAATGATTCCTTATTGACCTTGAAAGCCACACCAAGGTCCTTTCCATTTTTGGAGTAGGAAATCTCCAGCTCATCTGCTTCAAAATTCTATGCAAGACAAAGAAACAAACCAAAGTACATAAGAATATGTAAACTAAAAGGGAAAAACAATTCTTGTGAGAGTGATGTGAACGACTTACAATGAAGCAGccgatgacatcattttcatcaaAATTCTCCCCATAGTCTTCAGTCACAAAATTTGAAGTCTTCTTCCCTTTGCTTGAATACGAGTAGGAATG encodes the following:
- the LOC113120822 gene encoding heterogeneous nuclear ribonucleoprotein U-like isoform X1, translating into MSEINVKKLKVNELKDELKKRNLSDKGLKAELMERLQAALDSEALAEEEEAVEEATDENEAEGNSVAVEQKVMSEEEPEGESMEAEEQNGDGGEGQDDEMGKEEEDGDAGVEMDKTLDEEEEEEEEDEDDEIIDKIEDEDGEPESHPLEGDADKDISADQKNKKGVKRRREEHGRGYFEFIEESKYSRSKSPLPPLDEEDEEFDDTLACLDPYNCDLNFKVSRDRYSASSLTMESFAYLWAGGRASYGVNKGQACFEMKITEKIPVKHLNSKNVDFHDVHVGWSLANGSLLLGEGEHSYSYSSKGKKTSNFVTEDYGENFDENDVIGCFINFEADELEISYSKNGKDLGVAFKVNKESFAGQTLFPHVLCHNCAVEFNFGQRETPFFPQVEGFTFLQQIPVDVRIRGPKGPETKKDCEVIVMVGLPGSGKTAWVNKHVEENPGKFNVLGTNAILEKMMIDSMKRQNKDTAKLSAISQRAPLFLGKFIEIAARKKRNYILDQTNVSALAQRRKMCLFAGFQRKAVVVFPADEAFKERTQKKAETDGKDVPEHAVLKMKGIYTFPEVGDCFSEVTYVELQKEEAVKLLEQYKEESKSALPPEKKPNQGAITPKKGGGRGKGPKNQFSRGGGPGPRGGRGGFQPRGNFRGLPAPHRGFNRHPRGYMPPPPPPPVFRGGFHSRGGAGGMPSRGMGPRGGGHIRGGRGGAMGRGGAAHRGNMHHGGPQNRGHFQQKFRGRGGHQQNRGGFGNKNGSFAQAFNQSWQQGFWNQKPWNQQYHPGYY
- the LOC113120822 gene encoding heterogeneous nuclear ribonucleoprotein U-like isoform X2, translated to MSEINVKKLKVNELKDELKKRNLSDKGLKAELMERLQAALDSEALAEEEEAVEEATDENEAEGNSVAVEQKVMSEEEPEGESMEAEEQNGDGGEGQDDEMGKEEEDGDAGVEMDKTLDEEEEEEEEDEDDEIIDKIEDEDGDADKDISADQKNKKGVKRRREEHGRGYFEFIEESKYSRSKSPLPPLDEEDEEFDDTLACLDPYNCDLNFKVSRDRYSASSLTMESFAYLWAGGRASYGVNKGQACFEMKITEKIPVKHLNSKNVDFHDVHVGWSLANGSLLLGEGEHSYSYSSKGKKTSNFVTEDYGENFDENDVIGCFINFEADELEISYSKNGKDLGVAFKVNKESFAGQTLFPHVLCHNCAVEFNFGQRETPFFPQVEGFTFLQQIPVDVRIRGPKGPETKKDCEVIVMVGLPGSGKTAWVNKHVEENPGKFNVLGTNAILEKMMIDSMKRQNKDTAKLSAISQRAPLFLGKFIEIAARKKRNYILDQTNVSALAQRRKMCLFAGFQRKAVVVFPADEAFKERTQKKAETDGKDVPEHAVLKMKGIYTFPEVGDCFSEVTYVELQKEEAVKLLEQYKEESKSALPPEKKPNQGAITPKKGGGRGKGPKNQFSRGGGPGPRGGRGGFQPRGNFRGLPAPHRGFNRHPRGYMPPPPPPPVFRGGFHSRGGAGGMPSRGMGPRGGGHIRGGRGGAMGRGGAAHRGNMHHGGPQNRGHFQQKFRGRGGHQQNRGGFGNKNGSFAQAFNQSWQQGFWNQKPWNQQYHPGYY